The Trueperaceae bacterium genome contains the following window.
CCGGGGTGTCTGTGGCCATCGCCTTCCGCGCCGGTTACTACAACATCGGGGCCGAGGGGCAGCTCTACGCGGGCGCCATGGTCGCCGCCTACCTGGGCCCGCGCCTCGGCGAGTGGGCGCCACCGGCCGCCGTGAGCGTCATGCTCATCGGCGGCGTCCTGGCGGGCGCCGCCTGGGCGCTCCTCCCGGCGCTGTTGAAGGTCTACGCCAAGGTCGACGAGGTGGTCACCACGCTCCTGCTCAACTCGGTGATCCTGCTCCTGGTGGGCGGGCTCCTCAACGGGCCGTGGCGCGACCCCGTGTCGGGCTGGCCCCGGTCGCCGACCATCGCCGCCGCGGCCGAGTTCCCGCAGCTGGTGGCGCGCTCGCGGCTCCACCTCGGCTTCGCCGTCGCGGTGGCGCTCGTGCTCCTCTTCTGGTGGGTGATGGCGCGCACGCGTCTCGGGCTCGAGCTCCGCGCCGTGGGCCTGGGGGCGAGCGCCGCCCGCTTCCTCGGGGTCAACGTGCGAAACACCGTGCTCGTCGCCGCCCTCGCCAGCGGCGCCGTCGCGGGCATCGCCGGGGTGGGCGAGGTGGCGGGCATCCACCACTACCTGATCGAGGGGATCTCGCCCGAGTACGGCTACACCGGCATCATCGTCGCCACGTTCGGAGGGCTGCACGCGCTGGGCGTCGCGGCCGCCGCGCTGTTCCTCGCCCTCATCGACATCGGCGCCACCTCGGCCAGCCGCGTGCTCGGCGTCCCCGCCTACCTGGGCCAGGTCGTGCAGGCCACCCTATTGCTCGTGACGCTCGCCGTCCTCCTGCTCGCCCGCTACCGTCCGGCGCGCGCCCGGGCGGCCGAGGCCCCGGCCCCCACGCCGGCGCCGGCGTCCGGCAGCGAGGCCCCATGAGCATCTTCCTGATCGCCCTGGTCGCGGCCGCGCTGCGCGTGGCCACGCCCATCCTCCTGGCGGCGCTCGGCGAGATGCTCATCGAGCGCGCCGGCATCCTCAACCTCGGCATCGAGGGCACCATGCTGCTGGCCGCCTTCACCGGCTTCGTGGCCGCTCACCAGTCGGGCTCGCTGTGGCTCGGCCTGGCGGCGGCCGTGGCCACCGGAGTGCTCCTGTCGCTGCTCATGGGGCTCCTGACCGTCACCCTCGGCCTGAACCAGCACGTGTCCGGCCTCGGCATCACCCTGCTCGGGAGCGGGCTCGCCCTCTACTTCTTCCGCCTCCTCTACGGCGGCGGCAGCACCCCACCGAGCCTCGAGCAGGCCTTCGGGCAGTGGCGCGTGCTGCCGGAATCGCCGCTCGGGCCCCTGTTCAGTCAGTACGGCCTCACCTACTTCGCTCTCCTGCTAGTTCCGCTACTGGCGTGGCTGCTAGGGCGCACCACGCTCGGCCTGAGGCTCCACTCCGTGGGCGAGAACCCCGAGGCGGTGGACGTGGCCGGCGTGAACGTCTACCGGGTCCGCTACCTGGCGCTCGCCATGGGCGGCGCGCTCATCGGCCTGGGCGGCGCGTTCCTCACCCTGGCGCAGCTCGGCGCCTTCACGCACGGCGTGGTGAGCGGCCGCGGCTGGGTCGCCATCGCCATCGTGATCTTCGGCAACTGGCGGCCCGTGCGGGTCCTGCTCGGCGCCCTCCTCTTCGGCTTCGTGCAGGCGCTGCAGCTCAGGCTTCAGGCCGAGGGGGTGCCCGTGCCGTACGAGCTCCTCCTCGCACTCCCCTACCTGGTCACCATCCTCGTGCTCGCGCTCGCCGGGCGGAACGCCAGCTACCCCGCAGCCCTCCTCAAGCCGTACAGGCGCGAGGGCGGTTGACGCCCCGCGCGGCTGGGGGCCAGCTCACCGCGCTTAATGCGGATTTAACGGGCGCGCCCGTAACGTGAGGCCAGGTTCTAGGAGGCATCATGCGAAAGGCGTCACCGTTCGTAATCGCGCTCGTCGTCGCGGCGCTCGCGCCCGTCGCCGCCGCGCAGTACTTCACCGGTTCGTTCGTCGACCCCACCGGCGGCGTCGCCGTTACCCTGCAGGAGATGGGCGGCGGCTACTTCACCGGCACCCTGCAGGCCGGCGGCGCCCAGTACCGGGTGGAGGGGCAGGCCGCGGGTTACGGGGCCTACGGCGGCATCCAGAACGCGCAGCAAGGCTACTGGTTCGAAGCGCAGGCGAGCGCCGACGGGCAATGGCTCAACCTCGTCTACTACGCCGGCGACCAGTCAGGGCAGCTCGTCTCGGTCGGGGGCTCCTCGCTGCAGCGGCAGGGCGGCCTCCAACAGTACGGCGGCCAGGCGTACGGCTACCCCGCCTACGGCGCGGGCGGCTACGACCCCAGCGCCATGTACATGGATCCCATGGCCTCGATGGACGCCATCCAGGCGCAACTGCAGGCGTCTCAGGCCGCCATCGACGCGCAGGTGCAGGCCATGATGGCCGCCAACCAGGCCGAGATACAGCGGCTCAACCAGTACTTCATCGACCTCTACCGCAGCACCACCGG
Protein-coding sequences here:
- a CDS encoding ABC transporter permease, encoding MSIFLIALVAAALRVATPILLAALGEMLIERAGILNLGIEGTMLLAAFTGFVAAHQSGSLWLGLAAAVATGVLLSLLMGLLTVTLGLNQHVSGLGITLLGSGLALYFFRLLYGGGSTPPSLEQAFGQWRVLPESPLGPLFSQYGLTYFALLLVPLLAWLLGRTTLGLRLHSVGENPEAVDVAGVNVYRVRYLALAMGGALIGLGGAFLTLAQLGAFTHGVVSGRGWVAIAIVIFGNWRPVRVLLGALLFGFVQALQLRLQAEGVPVPYELLLALPYLVTILVLALAGRNASYPAALLKPYRREGG
- a CDS encoding ABC transporter permease, translating into MALPVIAVLVTFLIASLLIAASGANPLDVFYELLVRPFTKRSSRLEVLVRATPLLLTGVSVAIAFRAGYYNIGAEGQLYAGAMVAAYLGPRLGEWAPPAAVSVMLIGGVLAGAAWALLPALLKVYAKVDEVVTTLLLNSVILLLVGGLLNGPWRDPVSGWPRSPTIAAAAEFPQLVARSRLHLGFAVAVALVLLFWWVMARTRLGLELRAVGLGASAARFLGVNVRNTVLVAALASGAVAGIAGVGEVAGIHHYLIEGISPEYGYTGIIVATFGGLHALGVAAAALFLALIDIGATSASRVLGVPAYLGQVVQATLLLVTLAVLLLARYRPARARAAEAPAPTPAPASGSEAP